In a single window of the Gemmatimonadaceae bacterium genome:
- a CDS encoding carbon-nitrogen hydrolase family protein, with translation ASAQGAEIACFPEAYLPGLRGQDFDVFPFDAAQEERALRSVAQWARTYAVATILGMEHVTAAGRQVAAFVVDARGEMLGYQTKNQLDPTEDRFYVPGNTRRLFEINGVRFGVAICHEGWRYPETVRWAAARGAKIVFHPQHTGSHSGGVRLTQWGAADAPYYEKAMTMRSIENTIYFASVNYALPFQESATSLIAPSGRCQAYLPYGQEGVLVQAIDVEQATGLLAMRYAPERYRDATPE, from the coding sequence GCGTCGGCGCAGGGCGCCGAGATCGCGTGCTTTCCCGAAGCCTATCTGCCGGGACTGCGGGGACAGGATTTCGACGTCTTTCCGTTCGATGCGGCGCAGGAGGAACGCGCGCTCCGCAGCGTGGCGCAGTGGGCGCGAACGTATGCGGTGGCCACGATTCTCGGGATGGAGCACGTCACGGCGGCGGGGCGCCAGGTTGCCGCGTTCGTGGTCGACGCCCGCGGCGAGATGCTGGGATACCAGACCAAGAACCAGTTGGACCCGACCGAAGATCGGTTCTACGTGCCCGGCAATACGCGGCGGCTGTTCGAGATCAACGGGGTCAGGTTCGGCGTGGCGATCTGCCATGAAGGCTGGCGCTATCCCGAGACGGTGCGATGGGCGGCGGCGCGAGGGGCGAAGATCGTCTTCCATCCCCAGCATACGGGCAGCCACAGCGGCGGCGTGCGGCTGACGCAGTGGGGAGCGGCCGACGCGCCGTACTATGAGAAGGCGATGACGATGCGCAGCATCGAGAACACCATCTATTTTGCCAGCGTCAACTACGCGTTGCCCTTCCAGGAGTCGGCGACGAGCCTGATCGCTCCGTCGGGCCGGTGCCAGGCGTACCTACCGTATGGGCAGGAGGGCGTGCTGGTGCAGGCCATCGACGTGGAGCAGGCCACCGGGCTGCTCGCCATGCGCTACGCGCCGGAGCGGTATCGGGACGCGACGCCGGAGTGA